From one Dermacentor silvarum isolate Dsil-2018 chromosome 3, BIME_Dsil_1.4, whole genome shotgun sequence genomic stretch:
- the LOC119444079 gene encoding uncharacterized protein LOC119444079 isoform X3: protein MSVSMHSDACDVYLCCAPIQHRNSASANVLSYFASSSRSVCGDSWEKHWLVIFDYGKAVVLICDADMDHAGDLTGRKYWKKRTVLKGTYSYKNNLGKHRIPEARIEAVMREMCDLGRYHLTNNNCQKWVQQLLRRLGIQTPSGERDAQAVVEEVVQPALYTGYAVALLYGAWAVAKFILTGGRF from the exons ATGTCTGTTTCGATGCACTCCGATGCGTGCGACGTTTACCTCTGTTGCGCGCCGATCCAGCACAGGAATTCTGCAAGCGCGAATGTGCTGTCGTACTTCGCTTCATCGTCGAGAAGCGTGTGCGGCGATTCGTGGGAGAAGCACTGGCTAGTGATCTTCGACTACGGCAAGGCCGTGGTGCTCATCTGCGACGCAGACATGGACCACGCTGGAGACCTGACGGGTCGCAAGTACTGGAAGAAGCGGACAGTCCTCAAGGGCACCTACTCGTACAAG AACAACCTGGGAAAGCACCGAATTCCGGAGGCACGCATCGAGGCGGTCATGCGAGAGATGTGTGACTTGGGCCGCTACCACCTGACGAACAACAACTGCCAGAAGTGGGTTCAACAGCTGCTGCGTCGGCTGGGCATACAGACGCCTTCAGGCGAGCGCGACGCCCAAGCCGTGGTCGAGGAAGTCGTCCAGCCAGCCCTCTACACGGGCTACGCCGTCGCATTGCTCTATGGAGCCTGGGCGGTGGCTAAGTTCATATTGACTGGGGGACGCTTCTAG
- the LOC119444079 gene encoding uncharacterized protein LOC119444079 isoform X1 yields the protein MSVSMHSDACDVYLCCAPIQHRNSASANVLSYFASSSRSVCGDSWEKHWLVIFDYGKAVVLICDADMDHAGDLTGRKYWKKRTVLKGTYSYKKHLGKHTVPEEHVEAVMRAMCDSGPYHLTKNNCQKWVKELLRRLGIETPSDERDAEAVVEEVVQPALNTGYAVALLYGAWVAAKFVLTRGRF from the exons ATGTCTGTTTCGATGCACTCCGATGCGTGCGACGTTTACCTCTGTTGCGCGCCGATCCAGCACAGGAATTCTGCAAGCGCGAATGTGCTGTCGTACTTCGCTTCATCGTCGAGAAGCGTGTGCGGCGATTCGTGGGAGAAGCACTGGCTAGTGATCTTCGACTACGGCAAGGCCGTGGTGCTCATCTGCGACGCAGACATGGACCACGCTGGAGACCTGACGGGTCGCAAGTACTGGAAGAAGCGGACAGTCCTCAAGGGCACCTACTCGTACAAG AAGCACCTAGGAAAGCACACAGTTCCGGAGGAGCACGTCGAGGCGGTCATGCGAGCGATGTGCGACTCGGGCCCCTACCACTTGACGAAGAACAACTGCCAGAAGTGGGTCAAGGAGCTGCTGCGTCGGCTGGGCATAGAGACGCCTTCGGACGAGCGCGACGCCGAAGCCGTGGTCGAGGAAGTCGTCCAGCCAGCCCTCAACACGGGCTACGCCGTCGCATTGCTCTATGGCGCCTGGGTGGCGGCTAAGTTCGTCTTGACCAGGGGACGCTTCTAG
- the LOC119444079 gene encoding uncharacterized protein LOC119444079 isoform X2 gives MSGSMHSDVCDVYLCHMPVQNMDTSSGNILSYIASLSRNVCGDWWEKHWLVIFDYGEDVVLICDANMDHAGDLTGRKYCKKRTVLKDTYSYKNNLGKHRIPEARIEAVMREMCDLGRYHLTNNNCQKWVQQLLRRLGIQTPSGERDAQAVVEEVVQPALYTGYAVALLYGAWAVAKFILTGGRF, from the exons ATGTCTGGTTCGATGCACTCCGATGTGTGCGACGTCTACCTGTGCCACATGCCGGTCCAGAACATGGATACTTCTAGCGGGAATATACTGTCGTACATTGCTTCACTGTCCAGAAACGTGTGCGGCGATTGGTGGGAGAAGCACTGGCTAGTGATCTTTGACTACGGCGAGGACGTGGTGCTCATCTGCGACGCAAACATGGACCACGCTGGAGACCTTACGGGTCGCAAGTACTGTAAGAAGCGGACAGTCCTCAAGGACACCTACTCGTACAAG AACAACCTGGGAAAGCACCGAATTCCGGAGGCACGCATCGAGGCGGTCATGCGAGAGATGTGTGACTTGGGCCGCTACCACCTGACGAACAACAACTGCCAGAAGTGGGTTCAACAGCTGCTGCGTCGGCTGGGCATACAGACGCCTTCAGGCGAGCGCGACGCCCAAGCCGTGGTCGAGGAAGTCGTCCAGCCAGCCCTCTACACGGGCTACGCCGTCGCATTGCTCTATGGAGCCTGGGCGGTGGCTAAGTTCATATTGACTGGGGGACGCTTCTAG